A single Nostoc sp. PCC 7107 DNA region contains:
- a CDS encoding TldD/PmbA family protein yields MPTTLADAQNLVSDLISRYSSRVDYLMIRLEEAEGTDILLRGDKVETLSEGISIGGHIRACYKGGWGLSSFNQLSTIKERIEEAIAAALMVGDEETLLAPIDPVQAICQLPLTGTDPRKISLSQKKELCDRYTQLLKSVDPQITTTSVRYGDSAQRIIIATSEGTLIEQSWVDMEMRFAATARNGETVQTGRETTGSRKAYEDLVNLDEQVKSSAQRAVAALSLPSVKGNTYTVVIDPILTGLFVHEAFGHLSEADMAYENPDLLEVMTIGRRFGPKELQIFDGAAPEGHRGSYFYDDEGTPATTTQLIKDGILVGRLHSRETAGKLEETPTGNARCLNYHFSPIVRMTNTWIERGKTPAVDLFTGIKEGVYARNWLGGMTNGEMFTFSAGEAWMIRNGKIAEPVKDVTLSGNVFQTLADIEAIGDDFYWDESGGCGKGGQNGLPVGCGGPSLRIRDVVVGGET; encoded by the coding sequence ATGCCAACTACACTTGCAGACGCGCAAAATTTAGTTTCTGACCTCATTTCCCGCTACTCATCCCGTGTAGATTATTTGATGATTCGCCTAGAGGAAGCAGAAGGGACTGATATCTTGTTGCGTGGCGACAAGGTAGAAACCCTGAGTGAAGGTATTTCTATTGGTGGACATATTCGCGCTTGTTATAAAGGTGGCTGGGGTTTAAGCAGTTTTAACCAGCTTTCTACTATTAAAGAACGAATTGAAGAAGCGATCGCAGCAGCTTTGATGGTAGGCGATGAAGAAACTTTACTAGCTCCCATTGATCCAGTGCAAGCCATCTGTCAACTACCGCTAACGGGTACAGATCCGCGTAAAATTAGCCTATCGCAGAAAAAAGAATTGTGCGATCGCTACACTCAACTGTTAAAAAGTGTTGATCCTCAAATCACTACAACTTCTGTCCGTTACGGTGACAGCGCTCAAAGAATCATCATTGCCACCTCCGAAGGTACACTGATTGAACAATCTTGGGTAGATATGGAAATGCGCTTCGCCGCCACTGCAAGAAATGGCGAAACTGTCCAAACCGGAAGGGAAACTACTGGTTCTCGCAAAGCCTATGAAGATTTAGTTAATTTAGATGAACAAGTAAAAAGTTCGGCTCAAAGGGCGGTTGCGGCTTTATCGCTTCCATCCGTTAAAGGTAATACATATACTGTAGTTATTGACCCCATTCTCACAGGTTTATTTGTTCATGAAGCCTTTGGGCATCTTTCTGAAGCAGATATGGCTTACGAAAATCCCGATTTGCTAGAAGTAATGACCATCGGGCGGCGGTTTGGGCCAAAAGAACTGCAAATTTTTGATGGTGCAGCCCCAGAAGGACACCGCGGAAGTTATTTTTATGACGATGAAGGGACACCTGCTACTACCACCCAACTCATCAAAGATGGGATTTTAGTTGGGCGGTTACATTCTCGTGAAACCGCAGGTAAATTAGAAGAAACCCCCACTGGTAACGCTCGTTGTCTCAATTATCACTTCAGCCCCATTGTTCGGATGACCAATACCTGGATAGAACGGGGTAAAACGCCAGCTGTAGATTTATTTACAGGTATCAAAGAAGGCGTTTATGCCCGTAACTGGCTGGGCGGGATGACTAATGGCGAAATGTTTACCTTTAGCGCCGGGGAAGCATGGATGATTAGAAACGGTAAAATTGCTGAACCCGTTAAAGATGTGACACTTTCGGGTAACGTTTTTCAAACCCTGGCTGATATTGAAGCAATTGGTGATGACTTCTACTGGGATGAGTCTGGTGGCTGCGGTAAAGGTGGACAAAATGGTTTACCTGTAGGTTGCGGTGGCCCCAGTCTGCGAATTAGAGATGTAGTTGTCGGTGGAGAAACTTAG
- a CDS encoding M48 family metallopeptidase, with amino-acid sequence MLDTLPVNDIFATLVVIASIFLLIYFAWKTLITSNYFQKGINFYQQKDYSGAEAEFRKVIAINSTNDVVRLFLGDVLYQQDKIAEATELFQEVIRRSPKNPEAYLRLANVLIQQNQPEAAKTNLQTAQKLFQKRQPEKAQKVTQLLAKINAKST; translated from the coding sequence ATGCTAGATACTCTTCCAGTAAATGATATTTTTGCCACATTGGTAGTAATTGCTAGTATTTTCTTGCTGATTTATTTTGCCTGGAAAACCTTAATCACCTCCAACTATTTTCAAAAAGGCATCAATTTTTATCAGCAAAAAGATTATTCAGGTGCAGAAGCAGAATTTCGTAAAGTTATTGCTATCAATTCTACTAATGACGTAGTTCGACTATTTTTAGGCGATGTTTTATATCAACAAGATAAAATTGCCGAAGCCACAGAATTATTCCAAGAAGTCATTCGTCGCAGTCCCAAAAATCCTGAAGCTTATTTGCGCCTAGCCAATGTTTTAATTCAGCAAAATCAACCAGAAGCAGCCAAAACTAATCTGCAAACAGCGCAAAAATTATTTCAAAAACGCCAACCCGAAAAAGCCCAAAAAGTTACTCAGTTATTGGCAAAAATCAACGCCAAATCAACCTGA
- the glgA gene encoding glycogen synthase GlgA, whose protein sequence is MYIVQIASECAPVIKAGGLGDVVYGLSRELEGRGNCVEIILPMYDCMRYDHIWGLHDAYKDLWVPWYGAAIHCAVYCGWVHGRLCFFIQPHSEDNFFNRGCYYGCNDDNMRFAFFSKAALEFLNQSNKRPDIIHCHDWQTGLIPVLLAEIYKYNGMEYQRTCYTIHNFKHQGIGGVQTLAATGLNREAYYFQYDKLRDNFNPFALNYMKGGIVYANAVTTVSPNHAEEAQFTEVGCGLGHTLHLHQDKFTGVLNGIDYDFWNPEIDRYIPTNYSYEDFEQKIYNKKALQERLLLDVADKPIVAYIGRLDNQKGVHLVHHAIYHALNKGAQFVLLGSATEAAINTHFRHEKEFLNNHPDVHLELGFNEELSHLIYAGADMIVVPSNYEPCGLTQMIGLKYGTVPIVRGVGGLVNTVFDRDYDQNLPPEKCNGYVFYDTDNYALESAMNRAIDLWHESPDEFRQLAIQGMRYDYSWNIPGAEYLKIYEWIRHR, encoded by the coding sequence ATGTACATAGTACAGATTGCCTCGGAATGCGCTCCTGTGATTAAAGCAGGCGGTTTAGGGGATGTTGTCTACGGACTGAGTAGAGAATTAGAAGGCAGGGGAAATTGCGTTGAGATCATACTACCTATGTATGATTGTATGCGCTACGACCATATTTGGGGATTGCATGATGCCTACAAAGACTTGTGGGTACCTTGGTATGGTGCAGCAATTCACTGTGCTGTATACTGCGGTTGGGTACATGGTAGGTTGTGCTTCTTTATTCAACCCCACTCAGAAGATAATTTCTTTAATCGCGGCTGTTATTACGGTTGTAATGATGACAATATGCGCTTTGCTTTTTTCAGCAAAGCCGCTTTAGAATTTTTAAATCAAAGCAACAAGCGACCTGATATCATCCATTGTCATGACTGGCAAACAGGCTTAATTCCCGTTTTGCTGGCGGAGATTTACAAGTATAACGGGATGGAATATCAGCGGACTTGTTATACCATCCACAACTTTAAGCATCAAGGAATAGGCGGTGTCCAAACGCTTGCAGCTACAGGTTTAAATCGAGAAGCTTATTATTTCCAATACGATAAGCTGCGCGACAATTTTAACCCCTTTGCTTTGAATTACATGAAAGGGGGTATTGTTTACGCCAATGCAGTCACTACAGTTTCCCCAAACCACGCTGAAGAAGCGCAGTTTACAGAAGTGGGTTGTGGTTTAGGCCATACATTGCATTTGCATCAAGATAAATTTACCGGGGTGCTTAATGGTATCGATTACGATTTTTGGAACCCAGAAATTGACCGCTATATCCCCACGAACTATAGCTACGAAGATTTTGAACAAAAAATATATAACAAAAAAGCTTTACAAGAGCGTCTCTTGCTTGATGTTGCGGATAAACCAATCGTTGCTTACATCGGTCGGTTAGATAATCAAAAAGGTGTACATCTTGTACATCACGCGATTTATCACGCACTCAATAAGGGCGCACAATTTGTATTACTTGGTTCAGCTACAGAAGCCGCAATTAATACTCATTTCCGTCACGAAAAAGAATTTTTAAATAATCACCCCGATGTGCATTTAGAATTGGGATTTAATGAAGAATTATCCCATCTCATCTATGCAGGGGCGGATATGATTGTTGTTCCCAGCAATTATGAACCCTGCGGTTTAACTCAGATGATTGGTTTAAAATACGGCACAGTACCCATTGTTCGTGGTGTTGGTGGGTTAGTAAATACGGTATTTGACCGAGATTACGACCAAAATTTACCACCAGAAAAATGTAATGGTTACGTATTTTATGACACAGATAATTATGCGCTAGAATCTGCGATGAATCGAGCAATTGATTTGTGGCATGAATCGCCTGATGAGTTCCGTCAACTAGCTATTCAAGGTATGAGATACGACTACTCATGGAATATTCCAGGCGCAGAGTATCTCAAGATTTACGAGTGGATTAGACATCGGTAG
- a CDS encoding homogentisate phytyltransferase: MSQSSQNSDLSPKPLPFNWLYAFWKFSRPHTIIGTSLSVLGLYFIALAVSHRVDSLFPISHSLLPVLGAWIACLCGNVYIVGLNQLEDVEIDKINKPHLPLASGEFSQRLGQFIVITTGILALVTAWLNGPFLLGMVALSLAIGTAYSLPPIRLKQFPFWAALCIFSVRGTIVNLGLFLHFNWVLQSKELIPPAVWVLTIFILVFTFAIAIFKDIPDIEGDRLYNITTFTIKLGVHSVFNLALWVLTLCYLGMMLAGVLHLKSVNSAFLVITHLILLCGMWFRSLTVDLQDKRAIAQFYQFIWKLFFLEYLIFPIACLLA, translated from the coding sequence ATGAGTCAGAGTTCTCAAAACAGCGATTTATCACCCAAACCTTTGCCATTCAACTGGTTATATGCCTTTTGGAAGTTTTCGCGTCCGCACACGATTATTGGCACAAGTCTAAGTGTATTGGGTTTATATTTTATTGCCCTTGCCGTTAGTCATCGTGTTGATTCTCTATTCCCCATTTCCCATTCCCTATTGCCAGTTTTAGGTGCATGGATTGCTTGTTTATGTGGCAATGTTTACATTGTCGGCTTAAATCAGTTAGAAGATGTGGAGATAGATAAGATTAACAAGCCACATTTACCACTAGCATCTGGGGAATTTTCTCAACGCTTAGGGCAATTTATTGTCATAACTACAGGCATTTTAGCACTAGTAACTGCCTGGTTAAATGGGCCATTTTTGTTAGGAATGGTCGCTTTAAGCTTGGCAATTGGTACAGCTTATTCTTTACCTCCAATTCGCTTAAAACAATTTCCATTTTGGGCAGCACTGTGCATTTTTTCTGTCCGAGGGACAATTGTCAATTTGGGTTTATTTTTACATTTTAATTGGGTACTGCAAAGCAAAGAATTAATTCCGCCAGCGGTGTGGGTACTGACGATATTTATCTTAGTGTTTACCTTTGCGATCGCAATTTTTAAAGATATCCCTGATATAGAGGGCGATCGCTTGTACAACATCACTACATTTACAATTAAACTCGGAGTGCATTCTGTATTTAACTTGGCGCTTTGGGTACTCACCCTCTGCTATTTAGGCATGATGTTGGCAGGAGTGCTGCATCTCAAATCGGTAAACTCAGCTTTTTTGGTGATTACCCATTTAATATTGCTGTGTGGGATGTGGTTTCGTAGTTTGACAGTAGACTTACAAGATAAAAGAGCGATCGCGCAATTCTATCAATTCATTTGGAAACTCTTTTTCTTAGAATATTTAATATTTCCCATCGCCTGTTTGTTGGCTTAA
- a CDS encoding Uma2 family endonuclease: MVQTPKKTLTIAEFLSLPETQPSSEYIDGQVIQKPMPQGKHSTIQGELCPKINAVVKVQKMGWAFPELRCTFDGISIVPDVAIFSWARLPVDENGDIANTFTIAPDWLIEILSPEQSHTKVTKKILHALNHGTQMGWLIDPDERFIAAYPAGKQPLAFESLDSVLPVPDFCQDLQLTVGEIFGWLKVNS, encoded by the coding sequence ATGGTACAAACACCAAAGAAAACATTGACTATAGCAGAGTTTCTCTCACTACCAGAAACTCAACCAAGCTCAGAATACATTGATGGTCAAGTAATTCAAAAACCAATGCCTCAAGGAAAACATAGCACTATTCAAGGAGAACTCTGTCCCAAAATCAATGCTGTTGTAAAAGTCCAAAAAATGGGTTGGGCTTTCCCTGAATTACGCTGTACATTTGACGGAATTTCCATAGTTCCCGATGTCGCTATATTTTCTTGGGCAAGACTTCCTGTCGATGAAAATGGTGATATTGCTAATACATTTACCATCGCACCCGACTGGCTCATCGAAATTCTTTCCCCAGAACAAAGCCATACAAAAGTTACAAAGAAAATATTACACGCTCTCAATCACGGCACTCAAATGGGTTGGCTAATTGACCCAGATGAGCGATTTATTGCTGCTTATCCGGCGGGAAAACAACCTTTAGCTTTTGAATCACTTGATAGTGTTCTGCCTGTGCCAGATTTTTGCCAGGATTTACAGTTAACAGTGGGTGAAATTTTTGGCTGGTTAAAGGTGAATTCGTAG
- a CDS encoding glycoside hydrolase family 10 protein: MANQFHHKNRRWRVWVGDKSFNPMKLLTLTGWRRSLQRLVPMLMLVSFMAVLLVDGLKPAIAQLPRQEIRGVWMTNNDFNVLRDRSKVQEAVKHLQRLNFNTIYPVVWNSGYAMYPSATAQRAGIQPFLARGSDGQDILADLINQAHRQGLLVIPWFEFGFMAPPTSELALNHPEWLTKKRNGSETSMSAAGEVVWLNPFHPQVQQFISNLVLEVVTQYDADGIQFDDHTSLPHEFGYDKYTVALYTQETKNNPPANPNDPAWVKWRADKITAFMVQLNQAVKARKPNAIFSVSPNYYDFAYKFHLQDWLAWIRQNIVDELVVQVYRPDLQSFIANIGRSEIQEAQQKIPTGIGIMTGLRNNPVPMQQIKSQVRAAQERSLGVAFFYYESLWDVAPETVAERQDGFKRLFPYPVVRAKI, encoded by the coding sequence ATGGCTAATCAATTCCATCACAAAAACAGGCGATGGCGTGTATGGGTAGGTGACAAATCATTCAACCCGATGAAACTCTTGACTTTGACAGGCTGGCGGCGCAGTTTGCAGCGACTGGTGCCAATGTTGATGTTAGTTTCTTTTATGGCAGTATTGTTAGTTGATGGGCTAAAACCTGCGATCGCTCAACTACCACGCCAAGAAATCCGCGGTGTGTGGATGACCAACAATGATTTTAATGTTCTGCGCGATCGCAGCAAAGTGCAGGAAGCAGTCAAACACCTACAACGCCTCAATTTCAACACTATCTATCCCGTTGTATGGAACTCTGGTTATGCTATGTATCCCAGCGCTACCGCCCAACGCGCGGGTATTCAACCTTTTCTCGCCCGTGGTTCAGATGGACAAGATATCCTCGCAGACCTAATTAATCAAGCCCATCGTCAAGGGCTGTTAGTCATTCCTTGGTTCGAGTTTGGGTTCATGGCTCCGCCAACATCCGAGTTAGCCTTAAATCATCCAGAGTGGTTGACCAAAAAGCGCAATGGTAGCGAAACTTCTATGAGTGCGGCGGGTGAAGTTGTTTGGTTAAATCCTTTCCATCCCCAAGTGCAACAATTCATTAGCAACTTGGTGCTAGAAGTCGTCACTCAATACGATGCTGATGGTATTCAGTTTGATGACCATACAAGTTTGCCCCATGAATTTGGTTATGACAAATACACAGTCGCTTTATACACTCAAGAAACTAAAAACAATCCCCCTGCAAACCCTAATGACCCAGCTTGGGTAAAGTGGCGAGCAGATAAAATTACTGCGTTCATGGTACAACTCAACCAAGCAGTAAAAGCCAGAAAACCCAATGCTATTTTCTCGGTTTCCCCGAATTATTATGATTTTGCTTACAAGTTTCACCTGCAAGATTGGCTGGCTTGGATAAGACAAAATATTGTAGATGAGCTAGTTGTGCAAGTTTATCGTCCTGATTTGCAAAGTTTTATCGCCAATATCGGCCGCAGCGAAATTCAAGAAGCGCAACAAAAAATTCCCACAGGAATCGGAATTATGACAGGGTTGCGGAATAATCCCGTACCAATGCAACAAATTAAATCCCAGGTACGCGCAGCCCAAGAACGAAGTTTAGGTGTAGCCTTTTTCTATTATGAAAGCTTGTGGGATGTGGCTCCCGAAACAGTAGCTGAACGTCAGGATGGATTTAAGCGGCTGTTTCCTTATCCTGTAGTTCGCGCTAAAATATAA
- the coaE gene encoding dephospho-CoA kinase (Dephospho-CoA kinase (CoaE) performs the final step in coenzyme A biosynthesis.), producing MTKRIIGLTGGIATGKTTVANYLASAYHLPIFDADIYARNAVSIGSPILQAIAQRYGEQILLPDGNLNRQQLGEIIFQNQQERQWVEELIHPYVKNCFLQAISTSTADTLVLVIPLLFEAQMTHLVTEIWVVSCLEAEQLQRLIQRNHLHPEQAQARITSQLPLVEKITLADVVLDNSSTLESLLLQVDVALNKTEIV from the coding sequence ATGACTAAACGCATCATCGGCTTAACTGGAGGAATTGCTACAGGTAAAACCACCGTTGCTAATTATTTAGCTAGTGCTTATCACCTGCCGATTTTTGATGCGGATATTTATGCTAGGAATGCAGTATCTATTGGTTCACCTATTTTACAGGCGATCGCGCAACGTTACGGTGAACAAATATTACTTCCTGATGGTAATCTTAACCGTCAGCAACTAGGGGAAATTATCTTTCAAAATCAACAAGAACGCCAATGGGTGGAAGAGTTGATTCACCCTTATGTCAAAAACTGTTTTCTACAAGCAATTTCTACATCCACCGCTGACACTCTGGTGTTAGTTATTCCACTGTTGTTTGAAGCGCAGATGACACATTTAGTTACAGAAATTTGGGTAGTCAGTTGTTTGGAAGCAGAACAGTTACAAAGATTAATCCAGAGAAACCATCTTCATCCAGAACAAGCACAAGCAAGAATTACTAGCCAATTACCTTTGGTAGAAAAAATAACTCTTGCAGATGTTGTTTTAGATAACTCTTCTACCCTAGAATCACTCCTACTTCAGGTAGATGTTGCTTTAAACAAAACTGAAATTGTTTAG
- a CDS encoding PleD family two-component system response regulator: MKGISSLSLTQKSPVILVADDDPVIRVILRRIMENEGYQVVEVSNGKQCLDAYETVKPDIILLDAVMPVMDGFTCCQQLLQINKNKLKSALTNFNNDLEIHDIVISKLWKHTPILMITNLDDEYSINRAFDVGAINFIRKPIQLTVLRRQLRQLLKQAQVYKQLEAANQALQELANVDSLTGLANRRRFDDYLNTQWINLVQKESPLSLILCDIDFFKFYNDKYGHPVGDICLQKVGTALNSTVQKYQDLVARYGGEEFAVIMPNTHADGAVHIAHLIQSEVRDLQIIHDGSLISPYVSLSLGVATVIPTWESSPLDLIVDADKALYQAKEAGRNRIVSNIKMMV; the protein is encoded by the coding sequence ATGAAAGGTATAAGTTCACTTTCTCTGACACAAAAATCTCCAGTCATTCTAGTAGCTGATGATGATCCAGTCATTCGAGTTATATTGCGGCGAATTATGGAAAACGAAGGCTATCAGGTAGTTGAAGTTTCTAATGGTAAGCAATGTTTAGATGCTTATGAAACTGTTAAGCCAGATATCATTTTACTAGATGCTGTTATGCCTGTAATGGATGGTTTTACATGTTGTCAACAGTTGTTGCAAATTAACAAAAATAAGTTGAAATCAGCGCTGACAAATTTTAATAATGACTTAGAGATACATGATATTGTAATTTCTAAACTTTGGAAACATACTCCAATATTAATGATTACAAATTTAGATGATGAATATTCTATCAATCGTGCCTTTGATGTCGGTGCAATCAATTTTATTCGCAAGCCAATTCAACTAACAGTATTACGTCGACAGTTGCGACAATTACTCAAGCAAGCCCAAGTTTACAAACAACTAGAGGCAGCTAATCAGGCTTTACAGGAATTAGCGAACGTAGATAGTTTAACTGGTTTGGCTAATCGTCGTCGTTTTGATGACTATCTCAATACTCAGTGGATTAATTTAGTCCAAAAAGAGTCTCCTTTATCTTTGATTCTCTGTGACATTGACTTTTTTAAATTTTATAACGACAAATATGGCCATCCTGTAGGAGATATTTGTTTACAAAAAGTAGGTACGGCATTAAACTCTACAGTTCAAAAATATCAAGATTTAGTAGCCCGTTATGGTGGAGAAGAATTCGCAGTTATTATGCCAAATACCCATGCGGATGGGGCTGTTCATATTGCTCATTTAATACAATCTGAAGTCAGAGACTTACAGATTATTCATGACGGGTCTTTAATTAGTCCGTATGTTAGTTTGAGCTTAGGAGTAGCAACTGTCATTCCTACTTGGGAATCTTCACCTTTGGATTTAATTGTGGATGCAGATAAGGCACTTTACCAAGCAAAAGAGGCAGGTCGCAATCGCATTGTTTCCAATATTAAAATGATGGTCTAA
- the cobA gene encoding uroporphyrinogen-III C-methyltransferase, producing the protein MTEKLGKVYLVGAGPGDVAYLTVKAYHLLAVAEVLVYDALVDEQLLQCVPANCLRLDVGKRGGKPSTPQGEINKLLVQHCQSGQQVVRLKSGDPFIFGRCTAEIAALKAAGCEFEVIPGISSALAAPLFAGIPLTDPVMSRCFAVFTAHEPDALDWEALSRLETLVILMGGQNLPEILHQLLRRKRSPLTPIAIIRWAGTPNQQIWTGQLNNILEKTAGLSLSPVVIVIGEVVGLRQYLQSETINSEDFTTAIIPSFANMSNHLPLAGKTILVTRSVGQSSEFSDRLQAVGATVMEMPTLEIGPPSSWADLDRAIASLSDFHWLILTSTNGIEYFFARLTALGKDSRALANVKIAVVGEKTAQCLRQQALKPDFIPPNFVADSLVENFPEALLGQKILFPRVETGGREVLVKELTAKGAEVVEVAAYQSCCPSSIPESAKLALQNHQIDIITFASSKTVQFFCQIIDNTFANNSVVNLQDVCIASIGPQTSKTCHTLFGRVDVEAEEYTLEGLTQALVKKYEV; encoded by the coding sequence ATGACTGAAAAACTGGGTAAAGTTTACCTTGTAGGTGCAGGGCCGGGAGATGTGGCGTACCTGACAGTCAAGGCTTATCATCTCTTGGCTGTGGCTGAGGTGTTGGTCTACGATGCTTTGGTAGATGAGCAATTATTACAGTGCGTACCAGCGAATTGTTTAAGGTTAGATGTGGGTAAGCGTGGTGGTAAACCCAGTACACCCCAAGGGGAAATTAATAAATTATTGGTGCAGCACTGCCAAAGTGGTCAACAAGTTGTCAGGTTAAAATCAGGCGACCCGTTTATTTTTGGCCGCTGTACTGCTGAAATTGCAGCATTGAAAGCCGCTGGTTGTGAGTTTGAAGTGATACCGGGAATTTCTTCGGCTTTAGCAGCGCCCTTGTTCGCCGGAATTCCCTTGACAGACCCAGTGATGAGTCGGTGTTTTGCTGTGTTTACCGCCCATGAACCAGATGCGTTGGACTGGGAGGCGCTGTCAAGGTTAGAGACATTAGTAATTTTGATGGGGGGACAAAATCTACCAGAGATTTTACATCAATTATTGCGGCGTAAGCGATCGCCTCTCACTCCCATTGCGATCATCCGCTGGGCGGGAACGCCAAATCAACAAATTTGGACTGGTCAACTCAATAATATTTTAGAAAAAACCGCAGGGTTATCACTCTCACCAGTGGTAATTGTCATTGGTGAAGTTGTTGGTCTACGGCAGTACTTACAATCTGAGACAATAAATTCTGAGGATTTTACTACAGCAATTATTCCCAGTTTTGCAAATATGTCCAACCACCTCCCCCTCGCTGGAAAAACTATCTTAGTCACTCGTTCTGTGGGACAGTCGAGCGAATTTAGCGATCGCCTCCAGGCGGTTGGTGCTACAGTGATGGAAATGCCCACGTTAGAAATCGGCCCGCCTTCTAGTTGGGCAGATTTAGATCGTGCGATCGCTAGTTTATCTGACTTTCACTGGTTAATTCTCACCTCAACCAACGGTATTGAATACTTTTTTGCCAGATTAACAGCCTTGGGTAAAGATTCTCGTGCTTTGGCTAATGTCAAAATTGCAGTAGTTGGGGAGAAAACAGCCCAATGTCTCAGACAACAAGCCCTAAAACCAGATTTTATTCCCCCTAACTTTGTCGCAGACTCGTTGGTAGAAAACTTTCCCGAAGCATTGTTAGGTCAAAAGATTTTATTCCCCAGAGTAGAAACTGGCGGTCGAGAAGTTTTAGTCAAAGAATTAACAGCCAAGGGCGCAGAAGTTGTTGAAGTTGCAGCATATCAATCTTGCTGTCCTAGTAGTATCCCAGAATCAGCAAAGTTAGCTTTACAAAATCATCAAATAGATATTATTACATTTGCTAGTTCTAAAACTGTACAATTTTTCTGTCAAATTATAGACAACACATTTGCTAATAACTCTGTTGTCAATTTACAGGATGTTTGCATTGCTTCCATTGGCCCTCAAACGTCTAAAACTTGTCATACTTTATTCGGACGGGTAGATGTTGAGGCTGAAGAATATACCCTAGAAGGGCTAACTCAAGCCTTGGTGAAAAAGTATGAAGTGTGA